Proteins from a single region of Sneathiella aquimaris:
- the def gene encoding peptide deformylase yields the protein MPAKPIVKMGNPVLLQRAEEIDDPTAPEIRKLVKQMQESLKEAGGIGLAAPQIGVPLRLVIFGISAARLQNEDGSPDSDGFAQRVLINPELEPLGVDTSLGWEGCLSVPGLRGLVPRYTRLRYRAFDLQGQRQDILAEGFHARVVQHECDHLDGILYVQRMTDLRNLVYEDEMGEFIKHFSLTEGKDQSFQGVGDDRSKDHKR from the coding sequence ATGCCAGCAAAACCAATCGTGAAAATGGGAAATCCAGTTTTATTACAGCGCGCAGAGGAGATCGATGATCCAACAGCGCCAGAGATTCGTAAACTCGTTAAACAGATGCAGGAAAGTCTGAAAGAAGCCGGCGGTATAGGTTTGGCGGCCCCGCAGATCGGTGTTCCATTGCGCCTTGTTATTTTTGGGATATCCGCGGCGCGTCTTCAAAATGAGGATGGTAGTCCGGACAGTGACGGGTTTGCGCAAAGAGTGTTGATTAATCCAGAGTTGGAGCCTTTGGGAGTGGATACATCCTTGGGCTGGGAAGGATGCCTTTCCGTGCCGGGTTTACGGGGTCTTGTGCCCCGGTATACAAGATTGAGATATCGGGCATTTGACCTTCAAGGGCAGAGGCAGGACATCCTTGCTGAAGGGTTTCATGCGCGTGTTGTCCAACATGAATGCGATCATCTGGATGGTATTTTATATGTTCAACGCATGACAGATCTCCGCAATCTGGTGTATGAAGATGAGATGGGTGAATTTATCAAGCACTTTTCCTTAACCGAAGGAAAAGATCAATCATTCCAAGGAGTAGGTGATGACAGATCAAAAGATCACAAAAGATAA
- the rpsU gene encoding 30S ribosomal protein S21, translating into MQVHVRDNNVDQALRALKKKMQREGIFRELKLRGAYEKPSEKRARQKAEAIRRARKLARKRALREG; encoded by the coding sequence GTGCAGGTACATGTTCGCGACAACAATGTCGATCAAGCGCTACGCGCTTTAAAAAAGAAAATGCAACGAGAAGGTATCTTCCGCGAGTTGAAACTCCGGGGTGCTTACGAAAAGCCGTCTGAAAAACGCGCTCGCCAGAAAGCAGAGGCTATTCGCCGCGCTCGCAAGCTGGCTCGCAAACGCGCTCTCCGCGAAGGTTAA
- a CDS encoding DUF962 domain-containing protein produces the protein MDRQAAGLLDDAPALEKGGVQLTQQSTDERFSSFKEFYPFYLSEHSNVTCRRLHFVGSFLVLVTLVAAFWSGMWFLLWWLPVIGYGFAWVGHFFFEKNRPATFKYPFYSLFGDWVMFKDILIGRVRLF, from the coding sequence ATGGACCGTCAGGCGGCCGGGCTGCTGGATGACGCGCCTGCGTTAGAGAAGGGAGGTGTGCAATTGACCCAACAATCAACGGACGAAAGATTTTCGTCGTTCAAAGAGTTTTACCCGTTTTACCTGAGTGAACATTCGAATGTGACATGCAGACGCTTGCATTTTGTGGGCAGTTTTCTGGTGCTTGTCACTCTTGTGGCTGCGTTTTGGTCCGGGATGTGGTTTCTTTTATGGTGGCTGCCCGTTATTGGATATGGATTTGCCTGGGTCGGGCATTTCTTCTTTGAGAAGAATAGACCGGCCACCTTCAAGTATCCCTTTTATAGTCTTTTCGGGGACTGGGTTATGTTCAAGGATATTCTGATCGGCCGTGTCCGGCTTTTCTGA
- a CDS encoding FliM/FliN family flagellar motor switch protein → MRDKAIKGVDVEISVVLGKSIMPIHQLLKMGRGAVIELDTSVDDDAIVLANNQPIAYGEIIVVDDNIGISITDKISPNQQDV, encoded by the coding sequence ATGCGCGATAAAGCGATTAAAGGGGTCGATGTTGAAATCTCAGTTGTTCTGGGAAAATCCATCATGCCCATCCATCAGCTTCTCAAAATGGGTCGCGGTGCCGTTATTGAGCTGGATACGAGCGTAGATGACGATGCTATTGTGCTCGCGAATAATCAACCGATTGCCTATGGTGAAATTATTGTTGTGGATGACAATATCGGGATCTCGATCACAGATAAAATTAGTCCCAATCAGCAAGATGTGTGA
- the lipB gene encoding lipoyl(octanoyl) transferase LipB, translating into MHEIEWKISDGLVSYETALQEMETRVAAIRAGTAPELIWLLEHPPLYTAGTSADEEDLVAPDKFPVYDAGRGGQYTYHGPGQRVAYVMLDLKKRESDIRKFVEDMENWVIDVLAQYQIKGEKRNGRVGVWVARGTKEDKIAAIGVRVRKWVSFHGISINVEPDLTHYDGIVPCGISEHGVTSLVDQGIPVTMDEFDQELRASFEKIFLKDGAKGSILS; encoded by the coding sequence ATGCATGAAATCGAATGGAAAATTTCAGACGGCCTTGTTTCCTATGAAACAGCCTTACAGGAAATGGAAACCAGAGTGGCCGCCATTCGCGCAGGAACAGCCCCCGAGCTGATTTGGCTACTGGAGCATCCTCCGCTTTATACAGCGGGCACCAGCGCGGATGAAGAGGATTTGGTCGCCCCCGATAAATTCCCTGTATATGATGCAGGCCGTGGCGGACAATACACCTATCATGGTCCGGGACAGCGGGTTGCCTATGTTATGCTCGATCTGAAGAAGCGAGAATCGGACATTCGCAAATTTGTCGAAGACATGGAAAATTGGGTAATTGATGTTCTTGCCCAGTATCAGATAAAGGGCGAAAAGCGGAATGGCCGGGTCGGCGTTTGGGTTGCCCGCGGGACGAAAGAAGATAAAATCGCCGCAATCGGCGTGCGCGTGCGCAAATGGGTCAGCTTTCACGGCATTTCCATCAATGTAGAGCCCGACCTCACTCATTATGACGGAATTGTCCCCTGCGGAATCTCGGAACACGGCGTCACGTCCCTTGTCGATCAGGGAATCCCCGTCACAATGGACGAATTTGATCAGGAATTACGCGCAAGTTTTGAAAAAATATTTCTAAAAGACGGCGCTAAAGGGTCGATTTTGAGCTGA
- a CDS encoding acylphosphatase yields the protein MKSLHARIKGRVQGVGYRAWTIETATCLGLKGWVRNRKDGSVEAVFQGEERRIQKMIEKCFDGPFLARVVDVHTRETEEEPACARFSSKSTL from the coding sequence ATGAAAAGCCTCCATGCCCGAATTAAAGGCCGCGTTCAAGGTGTTGGCTATCGGGCATGGACAATTGAAACCGCAACGTGCCTCGGCTTGAAAGGCTGGGTGCGTAATAGAAAGGACGGCTCGGTAGAAGCCGTTTTTCAGGGTGAAGAGAGGCGGATTCAAAAAATGATCGAAAAGTGTTTTGACGGCCCTTTTCTTGCGCGGGTGGTCGATGTTCATACCCGTGAAACTGAAGAAGAGCCGGCCTGTGCGCGGTTCAGCTCAAAATCGACCCTTTAG
- a CDS encoding acetyl-CoA carboxylase biotin carboxylase subunit, with translation MFKKILIANRGEIACRVIKTAREMGIKTVAVYSDADDGAMHMQMADEAIHIGPAPAAESYLIIEKIINACKETGAEAVHPGYGFLSENQAFADALAKENITFIGPGKKAIASMGDKIESKKLALEAGVNTVPGHMDLIEDADHAVKISGEIGYPVMIKASAGGGGKGMRVAWNDDEAREGFQSAKNEAISSFGDDRIFIEKFVVDPRHIEIQVLADKQGNCIYLGERECSIQRRHQKVIEEAPSPFLDEALRKAMGEQAVALAKEVDYHSAGTVEFIVGADRSFYFLEMNTRLQVEHPVTELITGVDLVEQMIRVANGEALSLKQEDVTLTGWAVESRLYAEDPYRGFLPSIGRLSRYHAPEGKNVRVDTGVTEGSEITMFYDPMIAKLCTYGPDRATAIERMSQALDAYEVKGIAHNINFLNAVCNHPRFKEGRLTTGFIAEEYPDGFSGVDLTDGAYNNIVALATLVHLRQTTREIMGMAETAGSNWVASEGLDRQTALSVEDIEHGIDVTIDGHVLAVRCDWLPGHRRIVADINGKLVAGLVEKAGDGIRITHGGGVVELALRRPRLAELAKFMPVKVAPDLSKFLLCPMPGLIVSVNVGLGDEVKAGQPLAVVEAMKMENILRAEQDGIVSAVNAAAGDTLAVDDVILEFE, from the coding sequence ATGTTTAAGAAAATCCTGATTGCCAACCGTGGCGAAATCGCCTGCCGTGTTATCAAAACCGCACGGGAAATGGGCATTAAAACTGTTGCTGTTTATTCGGATGCCGATGACGGCGCGATGCATATGCAGATGGCCGACGAAGCTATTCATATTGGGCCAGCCCCGGCGGCGGAGAGCTATTTGATCATTGAAAAGATCATAAACGCCTGTAAGGAAACGGGGGCGGAAGCCGTCCATCCTGGCTATGGTTTTCTTTCAGAAAATCAGGCTTTTGCCGACGCGCTTGCCAAAGAGAATATTACCTTTATCGGCCCTGGCAAAAAAGCGATTGCCTCGATGGGTGATAAAATCGAGTCCAAGAAGCTGGCGCTGGAAGCGGGCGTGAATACCGTGCCGGGTCACATGGATCTGATCGAAGATGCGGATCATGCCGTTAAGATTTCCGGTGAAATTGGTTATCCTGTGATGATCAAGGCGTCAGCTGGCGGCGGCGGTAAAGGAATGCGTGTCGCCTGGAATGATGACGAAGCGCGCGAAGGTTTTCAGTCTGCAAAAAATGAAGCCATCAGCAGCTTTGGCGATGACCGTATTTTTATCGAAAAATTTGTTGTCGATCCGCGCCATATTGAAATTCAGGTGCTTGCGGATAAGCAGGGAAACTGCATCTATCTGGGCGAACGGGAATGTTCTATCCAGCGACGCCATCAAAAAGTCATTGAGGAAGCGCCAAGCCCGTTTCTCGATGAAGCCTTGCGTAAAGCAATGGGAGAGCAGGCTGTCGCGCTGGCGAAGGAAGTGGATTATCATTCTGCCGGAACAGTCGAATTTATCGTTGGCGCTGATCGGAGTTTCTACTTTCTGGAAATGAACACCCGTCTGCAGGTCGAGCATCCTGTGACCGAATTGATCACTGGGGTCGATCTGGTTGAGCAAATGATCCGCGTTGCAAATGGCGAAGCGCTTTCGTTGAAGCAGGAAGATGTGACGCTGACCGGTTGGGCTGTAGAAAGCCGCCTGTATGCCGAAGATCCATACCGGGGTTTCTTGCCATCCATTGGTCGCCTAAGCCGCTATCATGCGCCCGAAGGAAAGAATGTTCGGGTCGATACGGGGGTGACGGAAGGCTCTGAAATCACCATGTTCTATGATCCGATGATTGCCAAGCTCTGCACGTATGGGCCGGATCGTGCCACGGCAATTGAACGGATGAGCCAGGCCTTGGATGCTTATGAGGTGAAGGGAATTGCGCATAACATCAATTTCCTCAATGCCGTGTGCAATCATCCACGTTTCAAAGAAGGGCGCCTGACCACCGGATTTATCGCCGAAGAGTATCCAGACGGGTTCTCCGGTGTGGATTTGACGGACGGTGCCTATAACAATATCGTTGCCCTTGCAACGCTGGTTCATTTGCGCCAGACAACCCGTGAGATCATGGGAATGGCTGAGACCGCGGGTTCCAATTGGGTTGCGAGTGAGGGGCTGGATCGCCAGACGGCACTCTCTGTCGAAGATATCGAGCATGGTATCGATGTGACGATTGACGGTCACGTGCTGGCGGTACGATGTGACTGGTTGCCCGGACACCGGCGAATTGTTGCGGATATTAACGGGAAACTGGTGGCAGGCCTTGTTGAGAAAGCGGGGGATGGCATCCGAATTACCCATGGTGGTGGTGTCGTTGAGCTGGCCCTTCGGCGGCCACGGCTTGCAGAGCTAGCCAAATTCATGCCTGTGAAAGTCGCGCCGGATCTGTCAAAATTTCTGTTATGTCCAATGCCGGGACTGATTGTATCGGTGAATGTCGGACTGGGCGATGAAGTCAAGGCTGGCCAGCCGCTTGCGGTTGTTGAAGCCATGAAGATGGAAAATATCCTCCGGGCGGAACAGGACGGCATCGTCTCGGCCGTGAATGCTGCCGCCGGTGACACGCTGGCAGTGGATGACGTTATTCTTGAGTTTGAATAA
- a CDS encoding acyl-CoA carboxylase subunit beta has protein sequence MKDIIQKLEEKRAVARLGGGQKRIDSQHNKGKLIARERIEFLLDEGSFEEWDMFVEHRCTEFGMEDEAITGDGVITGHGTINGKLVFVFSQDFTVFGGSLSEYHAKKICKVMDKAVQVGAPIIGLNDSGGARIQEGIDSLAGYAEVFQRNVMASGVIPQISVIMGPCAGGAVYSPAMTDFIFMVRDSSYMFVTGPDVVKTVTNESVTAEELGGAGTHTSKSSVADNAYDNDVEALSEVRRLVDMLPASNRERSPVRPTFDDPDRKEPSLDTLIPDNPNKPYDMMELVEKLSDEGDFFEIQPDFAKNIITGFARIEGQTVGIVANQPMVLAGCLDIDSSRKAARFVRFCDCFNIPIVTLVDVPGFLPGTSQEYGGIIKHGAKLLYAYAEATVPKVTIITRKAYGGAYDVMSSKHLRGDVNYAWPSAEIAVMGAKGAVEIIFRSEIGDDAKIERRTEEYKERFANPFIAGHRGFIDDVIMPNNTRHRIASSLRMLKNKELENPWKKHGNIPL, from the coding sequence ATGAAAGATATTATCCAAAAGCTTGAAGAAAAACGGGCCGTAGCACGTTTGGGAGGCGGGCAAAAACGAATTGACTCGCAGCATAACAAGGGAAAGCTCATCGCGCGGGAGCGAATTGAATTCCTCTTGGATGAAGGATCTTTCGAAGAATGGGATATGTTCGTTGAACATCGCTGTACCGAATTCGGCATGGAAGATGAAGCAATAACCGGTGATGGGGTTATTACCGGACATGGGACGATAAACGGGAAGCTTGTCTTTGTCTTCTCGCAGGACTTCACTGTTTTCGGCGGGTCTCTTTCCGAGTATCACGCGAAAAAAATCTGCAAGGTCATGGACAAAGCCGTTCAGGTTGGAGCTCCGATTATTGGTCTGAATGATTCAGGGGGCGCACGTATTCAGGAAGGCATCGACAGTCTTGCGGGTTACGCGGAAGTATTCCAGCGGAATGTCATGGCGTCTGGTGTTATTCCTCAAATTTCCGTTATTATGGGGCCGTGCGCGGGCGGCGCTGTTTACTCGCCTGCCATGACTGATTTCATTTTCATGGTCCGCGACAGCTCCTACATGTTTGTAACCGGACCGGATGTTGTGAAAACGGTTACAAACGAGAGTGTGACCGCAGAAGAGCTAGGTGGTGCGGGAACCCATACTAGTAAGTCGTCCGTTGCCGATAATGCCTATGACAACGATGTGGAAGCCCTTTCAGAGGTTCGCCGCTTGGTGGATATGCTGCCGGCGTCCAATCGTGAGCGGTCTCCTGTCCGGCCTACTTTCGATGATCCTGATCGGAAAGAGCCTTCATTGGATACGTTGATCCCGGATAACCCGAATAAACCATACGATATGATGGAACTGGTTGAGAAATTGTCCGATGAGGGTGATTTCTTTGAAATCCAACCTGATTTTGCCAAAAATATTATCACTGGTTTTGCTCGCATCGAAGGGCAGACGGTTGGTATCGTGGCCAACCAGCCGATGGTCTTGGCGGGGTGTCTGGATATTGATAGTTCCCGTAAAGCGGCCCGTTTTGTCCGTTTCTGTGACTGTTTTAATATTCCGATTGTCACCCTTGTGGATGTCCCGGGCTTTTTGCCGGGAACTTCGCAGGAATATGGCGGTATCATTAAACATGGCGCGAAACTACTCTACGCATATGCAGAAGCAACCGTGCCAAAAGTGACCATTATTACCCGTAAAGCCTATGGCGGCGCCTACGATGTGATGTCGTCTAAACATCTGCGCGGCGACGTGAATTATGCGTGGCCGTCCGCTGAAATTGCTGTAATGGGTGCCAAGGGCGCTGTTGAGATTATTTTCCGGTCGGAAATCGGCGACGATGCGAAAATCGAGCGGCGCACAGAAGAATATAAAGAACGTTTTGCCAATCCGTTTATCGCTGGTCATCGAGGCTTTATCGACGACGTGATCATGCCGAATAACACCCGTCACCGGATCGCAAGTTCGCTTCGAATGTTAAAAAACAAAGAATTAGAAAATCCGTGGAAAAAACACGGAAATATACCGCTGTAG
- a CDS encoding ATP12 family chaperone protein: MKRFYEKAEAGSLESGMTVLLDGRPIKTPAKEKLLLPSEQMAVAIANEWDAQDEKVDPSTMPCMQYAATAIDRVTTQRDAVIDEICGYGGTDLVCYRASYPAPLVKKQSKAWDPLLEWIKNEHDISLKTTTGLSHVKQDEAALERFRDLVQARNDFELAAIHTIVSLTGSMVVTLAVTDGHLDGEMAFEVSELDETHVIEEWGEDAEAALRRKNNKQSLLNAIRFLTLCD, from the coding sequence ATGAAGCGTTTTTATGAAAAAGCAGAAGCAGGTTCTTTAGAATCTGGCATGACGGTCCTGCTCGATGGGCGTCCGATCAAAACGCCTGCAAAAGAAAAACTTCTGTTACCATCAGAACAAATGGCCGTTGCAATCGCCAATGAATGGGATGCTCAAGACGAAAAAGTTGATCCGTCAACGATGCCCTGCATGCAATATGCGGCCACGGCAATTGACCGGGTTACAACGCAGCGAGACGCCGTCATTGACGAAATTTGCGGATACGGTGGCACCGATCTGGTCTGTTACCGGGCGAGTTATCCGGCGCCTCTGGTCAAAAAGCAATCAAAGGCTTGGGATCCACTACTGGAGTGGATAAAAAATGAACACGATATTTCATTGAAAACTACAACTGGCCTGTCCCACGTTAAGCAGGATGAAGCGGCGCTTGAAAGATTTCGCGATCTGGTACAGGCGAGAAACGATTTTGAGTTGGCAGCTATCCATACCATTGTCAGCCTGACCGGCTCAATGGTGGTAACGCTGGCTGTTACCGACGGGCATCTGGATGGCGAGATGGCCTTTGAAGTAAGTGAATTGGATGAAACCCATGTTATTGAAGAATGGGGGGAAGACGCGGAAGCTGCTTTGCGCAGAAAGAATAATAAGCAAAGCCTGCTGAATGCGATCCGGTTTTTAACCCTTTGTGACTAA
- a CDS encoding HAD-IA family hydrolase: MTDVPLKLVVFDCDGTLIDSQHNIVYCMREAFTCKGQEVPDDASVRSIIGLNLDQAIHSLMTDKDDDALLLSLVDAYKNAFMSRRLQPDHHEPLYDGTLDILIALEKAGTPMAVATGKSMRGLKAIIEQHNLERFFVSLQTPDTNPGKPHPQMLEKAMTAVGADVKNTYMIGDTSYDISMAKNAGCHAVGVNWGYHDEETLWQSGADHLIHHYKDLYSLIHP; encoded by the coding sequence ATGACGGATGTGCCGTTAAAGTTGGTGGTTTTTGATTGTGATGGAACGCTGATCGATAGTCAGCACAATATTGTCTATTGTATGCGGGAAGCCTTTACCTGCAAGGGGCAGGAAGTTCCGGATGATGCCTCTGTCAGGTCAATCATTGGGCTTAATCTGGATCAGGCAATTCACAGTTTGATGACAGATAAAGACGATGACGCACTGCTTCTTTCATTGGTCGATGCCTATAAGAATGCCTTTATGAGCCGGCGGCTTCAACCTGATCACCACGAGCCACTTTATGACGGAACTCTGGACATTCTGATTGCGCTGGAAAAAGCGGGAACGCCCATGGCGGTTGCGACGGGGAAATCCATGCGGGGTTTGAAGGCTATTATCGAGCAGCACAATCTTGAGCGGTTTTTCGTGTCACTGCAGACCCCGGATACCAATCCGGGAAAACCTCATCCACAGATGCTGGAAAAAGCAATGACTGCCGTAGGCGCTGACGTCAAAAACACCTATATGATCGGTGATACCAGCTATGATATTTCCATGGCGAAGAACGCCGGTTGTCATGCAGTCGGCGTGAATTGGGGCTATCACGATGAAGAAACTCTCTGGCAGAGCGGAGCAGATCATCTAATCCATCATTACAAAGATCTGTATTCCTTGATACATCCCTAA
- a CDS encoding glutathione S-transferase family protein: MYLLYDFLPSGNGYKVRLALKHLQLPYTLVEKDILKGETRTKDFLRLNANGRIPLLQLENGECLAESNAILMYLAEGTSLLPTDRIEKARVLQWLFFEQYSHEPNIAVLRYWMTHGGPTDQQQQELPAKRKAGYEALDVMENQLKEHPFLVADRFSIADIALYAYTHVAHEGGFDLHDYPGIQTWLKKIADLAHHSLITDK, translated from the coding sequence ATGTACCTTTTGTATGATTTCTTGCCGTCCGGTAACGGCTATAAAGTCCGTTTGGCCCTGAAGCATCTACAGCTTCCCTACACCCTCGTTGAAAAAGATATTCTAAAAGGCGAAACCCGGACGAAAGATTTTCTCCGGTTGAACGCAAACGGGCGGATCCCTTTGTTACAGTTGGAAAATGGTGAATGCCTCGCAGAATCAAATGCAATCCTCATGTATTTGGCGGAGGGAACATCCTTGCTTCCGACAGATCGGATTGAAAAGGCACGGGTGTTACAGTGGCTGTTTTTTGAACAATATAGTCATGAACCCAATATCGCTGTGCTCCGGTATTGGATGACCCATGGCGGGCCTACCGACCAACAACAACAGGAACTTCCTGCAAAACGAAAGGCAGGATATGAAGCTCTTGATGTCATGGAAAATCAACTGAAAGAACACCCTTTTCTCGTCGCCGATCGTTTTAGCATCGCGGATATCGCCTTATACGCTTATACGCATGTTGCCCATGAAGGAGGCTTTGATTTGCACGATTATCCAGGCATTCAAACCTGGCTGAAGAAAATCGCAGATCTGGCTCACCATTCTCTCATCACAGATAAATAG
- a CDS encoding DMT family transporter, whose protein sequence is MKELPVLTVVLGRVSLAAFALFFYLRLRGHHFPTDLPTLKAFAVIGLVNNLIPFSLIVFGQTHISSGLASILNATTPLFAALVAHVIGNEASEKLTIRRIVGILLGIAGVAIMLGPDIGTYGLSSMAVLGQLAVLGATFLYGFGVVYVRRLSQQGIEPAVSATGQVAATTIMLLPIVLIVDQPWTFIASVSNSVLLAVGGLAFFSTAVAYILYFHLIKTAGSTNASLVTLLIPASAIIMGYLFLGESISLIALTGMGCIAMGLLVIDGRLLKYFK, encoded by the coding sequence GTGAAGGAACTGCCGGTTCTGACGGTGGTTCTAGGCCGTGTAAGTTTGGCTGCATTTGCCCTTTTCTTTTATCTGCGACTTCGCGGACATCACTTTCCAACAGATCTGCCAACCCTGAAAGCCTTTGCGGTTATTGGCTTGGTCAACAACCTGATCCCTTTTTCATTAATCGTTTTCGGTCAAACCCATATCAGCAGTGGACTTGCCTCCATTCTAAACGCGACAACACCTTTATTTGCGGCGCTTGTCGCCCATGTTATCGGCAATGAGGCCTCCGAAAAACTTACTATCCGGCGGATTGTCGGCATTTTACTGGGGATCGCCGGCGTTGCCATAATGCTGGGACCAGATATTGGCACTTACGGTCTGTCCAGCATGGCGGTTCTGGGTCAACTTGCCGTTCTGGGAGCGACTTTCCTTTATGGTTTTGGCGTTGTCTATGTAAGACGCCTGTCGCAACAAGGGATAGAACCTGCAGTCAGCGCAACCGGCCAAGTTGCCGCGACAACGATAATGCTCTTACCAATTGTTCTGATTGTCGATCAACCCTGGACATTTATCGCATCCGTCAGCAACTCTGTTTTACTAGCGGTTGGCGGTCTGGCATTTTTCAGCACAGCTGTTGCTTATATTCTGTATTTCCATCTTATCAAAACCGCAGGATCGACCAACGCATCGTTGGTTACCTTACTAATTCCGGCAAGTGCGATTATCATGGGATATCTGTTTTTAGGCGAAAGTATCAGCCTAATTGCTTTGACTGGTATGGGATGTATTGCGATGGGTCTACTGGTGATTGACGGTCGGTTGCTAAAGTATTTCAAATAA
- the leuA gene encoding 2-isopropylmalate synthase, whose protein sequence is MTFTPGDKYVPFEPIKLEDRQWPSKVIDKAPIWCSVDLRDGNQALIEPMGHERKLRMFRHLVDLGFKEIEVGFPSASQTDFDFVRHLIENNEIPDGVKIQVLTQAREELIRRTFESIEGAKEAIVHLYNSTSTLQRRVVFDMDKKGIKEIATEGAKLVRQLADEMPQTKVQMEYSPESFTQTELEYACEVCTAVMEIWKPTEDNKIIFNLPATVEVAGPNVYADQIEWMHRNLPEREKIILSLHPHNDRGTGVAAAEFGIMAGADRVEGTLFGNGERTGNVDVVNIAMNMYTQGVNPDLDFSNINEVVRTVEYCNQLPVHPRHPYGGELVFTAFSGSHQDAIKKGFAALKQANSELWEIPYLPIDPQDLGRSYDAVIRVNSQSGKGGVAYLLQEDYGIELPRMLQVEFSKTIQQITDETGKELSSAFIYDVFKKEYLEASGQIEFVNHQTTVDTHASERRILSATIREGGNEKVIEGAGTGPIDAYMSALKENFGVDLAVNDYREHTTGFGADAVAVAYVEMRDAEGRPVFGVGQHANIVTASLKAITSAVNRAS, encoded by the coding sequence ATGACATTCACTCCTGGTGATAAATATGTACCTTTCGAGCCGATCAAACTGGAAGATCGTCAATGGCCAAGTAAAGTAATCGACAAAGCGCCGATTTGGTGCAGTGTTGATTTGAGAGATGGCAATCAGGCCCTGATCGAACCGATGGGACATGAGCGCAAATTGCGGATGTTCCGGCATTTGGTTGATCTGGGTTTTAAGGAAATAGAAGTTGGGTTCCCCTCTGCCTCTCAGACCGATTTTGATTTTGTCCGCCATCTTATTGAGAATAACGAGATCCCGGATGGCGTTAAAATTCAGGTTTTGACACAGGCGCGTGAAGAGCTGATCCGCCGGACGTTTGAATCAATTGAAGGTGCCAAAGAAGCGATCGTTCACCTGTATAACTCCACATCAACACTGCAGCGCCGTGTTGTCTTTGATATGGACAAAAAGGGCATCAAAGAGATTGCCACCGAAGGCGCAAAGTTGGTTCGTCAGTTGGCGGATGAAATGCCGCAAACTAAGGTTCAGATGGAATATTCGCCTGAGAGCTTCACCCAAACAGAGCTGGAATATGCCTGCGAAGTGTGTACAGCCGTCATGGAAATCTGGAAGCCGACGGAAGACAATAAAATAATATTCAATCTGCCAGCGACAGTCGAAGTTGCGGGACCGAATGTGTATGCCGATCAAATTGAATGGATGCATCGCAATCTGCCCGAGCGGGAAAAAATTATTCTGTCATTGCATCCCCATAACGACCGGGGAACCGGCGTCGCTGCGGCTGAGTTTGGCATCATGGCCGGTGCGGACCGCGTGGAAGGTACGTTGTTTGGGAATGGTGAACGGACAGGCAATGTGGATGTGGTCAATATTGCCATGAATATGTACACGCAAGGGGTTAATCCAGACTTGGATTTCAGCAACATCAATGAAGTCGTGCGGACTGTAGAATATTGTAACCAGTTGCCCGTTCATCCGCGTCATCCTTACGGCGGTGAACTGGTCTTTACGGCGTTTTCTGGATCTCATCAGGATGCGATCAAGAAAGGTTTCGCGGCCTTGAAACAGGCAAATAGCGAACTTTGGGAAATTCCTTATTTGCCAATTGACCCACAGGATTTGGGGCGCAGCTATGATGCGGTAATCCGGGTAAACAGCCAGTCAGGGAAAGGCGGGGTCGCCTATCTGTTGCAAGAAGATTATGGAATCGAGTTACCCCGTATGCTTCAGGTCGAGTTCAGTAAGACCATTCAGCAGATTACAGACGAAACAGGCAAGGAACTGTCCTCCGCGTTTATTTATGATGTTTTCAAAAAAGAATATTTGGAAGCAAGCGGACAGATTGAATTCGTTAATCACCAGACAACAGTTGATACGCACGCGTCCGAGCGCCGTATCCTGAGCGCGACAATTCGCGAAGGCGGTAATGAGAAGGTTATTGAAGGGGCTGGAACAGGCCCGATCGATGCGTATATGTCCGCCCTGAAAGAAAATTTCGGTGTTGATCTTGCGGTTAATGACTATCGTGAGCATACGACAGGCTTTGGTGCTGATGCCGTGGCTGTTGCCTACGTGGAAATGCGGGATGCAGAAGGCCGGCCGGTCTTTGGTGTCGGTCAACATGCGAATATCGTGACAGCGTCTTTGAAGGCAATCACCAGTGCGGTCAATCGCGCGAGTTAA